In Actinomadura citrea, a single window of DNA contains:
- a CDS encoding serine hydrolase domain-containing protein: MSAAVATAAALLLATASPPTGAAATAIGDVQRAMETLAKTPGVVGAIGGAYVNGKPAGRGTAGSRLLDGKGGAIPANSRFRIGSQSKTMVATVLLQLVEEGGIGLDDKLADLLPEVAADGLVERADEITVQQLVQHTSGIPDWFHQSGSTAPAFDVFDFTTYYPPIEIVKMTRGRPRTGAPGETYAYSNTNYTLIGMIIEKVTGHTLARELDRRLFRPLGMTGTYQATRPPQGIKGPHGHGYYPDSTGAPRDVHRFNASWGNGAGGVVSTTQDLSTFRRALNQGRLLPPPLQAVLTGGSAQQGGGLCGGSLKGQMLGGSAPGLTTLTFASTDGRQQFAISVTRSTAGDDAIVPAMIKSVEAVLCPTA, encoded by the coding sequence ATGTCCGCTGCCGTCGCGACCGCGGCAGCCCTGCTGCTGGCCACCGCCTCGCCCCCGACGGGCGCCGCCGCCACCGCGATCGGCGACGTCCAGCGGGCCATGGAGACCCTGGCCAAGACGCCCGGCGTGGTGGGCGCCATCGGCGGCGCGTACGTGAACGGCAAGCCCGCCGGCCGCGGCACCGCCGGGTCGCGGCTGCTCGACGGCAAGGGCGGCGCGATCCCAGCGAACTCCCGGTTCCGCATCGGCTCGCAATCCAAGACGATGGTGGCCACCGTGCTCCTCCAGCTCGTCGAGGAGGGCGGCATCGGCCTGGATGACAAGCTCGCCGACCTGCTGCCCGAGGTGGCCGCCGACGGGCTGGTGGAACGAGCAGACGAGATCACCGTCCAGCAGCTCGTCCAGCACACCTCCGGCATCCCCGACTGGTTCCACCAGAGCGGCTCGACCGCCCCGGCGTTCGACGTCTTCGACTTCACCACCTACTACCCGCCCATCGAGATCGTGAAGATGACGCGGGGCCGGCCGCGCACCGGCGCGCCGGGCGAGACGTACGCCTACTCCAACACCAACTACACCCTCATCGGCATGATCATCGAGAAGGTGACCGGGCACACCCTGGCCCGCGAGCTCGACCGGCGTCTCTTCCGCCCGCTCGGCATGACCGGGACCTACCAGGCCACCAGGCCTCCCCAGGGCATCAAGGGCCCGCACGGACACGGCTACTACCCCGACTCCACCGGGGCCCCGCGCGACGTGCACCGCTTCAATGCCAGCTGGGGCAACGGTGCCGGCGGCGTCGTCTCGACCACGCAGGACCTCAGCACCTTCCGGCGGGCCCTCAACCAGGGCAGGCTTCTGCCGCCACCGCTGCAGGCGGTCCTCACCGGTGGCAGTGCGCAGCAGGGCGGGGGCCTGTGCGGAGGAAGTCTCAAAGGCCAGATGCTCGGCGGTTCGGCGCCCGGCCTCACCACACTGACCTTCGCCTCGACCGACGGCCGGCAGCAGTTCGCCATCTCCGTCACGCGGAGCACCGCCGGCGACGACGCCATCGTCCCCGCGATGATCAAAAGCGTCGAAGCCGTCCTCTGTCCGACGGCCTGA
- a CDS encoding serine hydrolase domain-containing protein, producing the protein MILRRATLTGAASLACAALVLSAAPPTTASTTAAPVEVGDVQKAMENLVQTGHVVGAIGEVYVDGKQVGKGSAGSRLLNGKGGAVPSTARYRIGSQTKTMTAAVALQLVKEGKLGLDDKLSEVLPEVAEKDLVERADEITVRNLIQLTSGIPDYLGPEALDPDRNYSPTDLLALSRKNARPVEVGAFNYSNTNYILLGMIIEKLSGRSLAAELNRRLFAPLGMRHTYLPTKATEGIKGPHGHGYAPDGTGTMRDADKLNATTMLGAGGGISTAREMSVFQRAFRQGRLLPASLAKVITDPPAGQAPQPGGGPCSGDPEFAAGGGGSAPGFTAATLTSSDGRVQFAVSLTLAMDDAERGTVPARITNALKSLFCPVK; encoded by the coding sequence ATGATTCTGCGTCGAGCGACACTCACTGGCGCAGCCTCGTTGGCGTGCGCGGCGCTGGTCTTGAGCGCGGCTCCGCCCACCACTGCCTCGACGACCGCCGCCCCCGTCGAGGTCGGGGACGTGCAGAAGGCGATGGAGAACCTGGTGCAGACGGGCCACGTGGTCGGCGCCATCGGCGAGGTGTACGTGGACGGCAAACAAGTCGGGAAGGGATCGGCCGGGTCGCGCCTGCTCAACGGCAAGGGCGGCGCCGTCCCGTCGACCGCCCGCTACCGGATCGGCTCGCAGACCAAGACCATGACCGCCGCCGTGGCGCTTCAACTGGTCAAGGAGGGCAAGCTCGGCCTGGACGACAAACTCAGCGAGGTCCTGCCGGAGGTGGCGGAAAAGGACCTGGTGGAACGGGCCGACGAGATCACGGTACGCAACCTGATCCAGCTGACCTCGGGCATCCCCGACTACCTCGGCCCCGAAGCCCTGGACCCCGATCGCAACTACAGCCCGACCGACCTGCTGGCGCTCTCGCGCAAGAACGCCCGGCCCGTGGAGGTCGGCGCCTTCAACTACTCCAACACCAACTACATCCTGCTCGGCATGATCATCGAGAAGCTGTCCGGAAGGTCGCTGGCGGCCGAACTCAACCGGAGGCTCTTCGCCCCGCTCGGCATGCGCCACACCTACCTGCCCACGAAGGCGACCGAGGGCATCAAGGGCCCGCACGGGCACGGCTACGCCCCGGACGGTACGGGCACGATGCGCGATGCCGACAAGCTCAACGCCACCACCATGCTCGGCGCCGGCGGCGGGATCTCCACCGCGCGCGAGATGAGCGTCTTCCAACGCGCCTTCCGCCAGGGCAGGCTGCTGCCGGCGTCCCTGGCCAAGGTGATCACCGATCCGCCCGCCGGCCAGGCGCCGCAGCCGGGGGGCGGCCCGTGCTCCGGCGACCCTGAGTTCGCCGCCGGGGGCGGAGGCAGCGCCCCCGGCTTCACCGCCGCGACCCTCACCTCATCCGACGGCCGCGTGCAGTTCGCCGTGTCCCTGACCCTGGCCATGGACGACGCCGAGCGCGGCACCGTGCCGGCGCGCATCACCAACGCCCTGAAATCGCTGTTCTGCCCCGTGAAGTGA
- a CDS encoding M50 family metallopeptidase, whose amino-acid sequence MVYYLAGALILFFGLLVSIALHELGHFSFAKLFKVRTTQFMVGFGPTMWSRHKGETEYGVKWIPLGGYIRMIGMLPPRKGDAPGQVRRISTGPWQGLIESARGASLEEVGPGDGDRVFYAKKWWQKLLIMFGGPAMNLLLSVMFFAILLMGIGTNQPQPVIKEVAECMVPASAKVAACPANAAPTPARQVGLRAGDRIVAFDGRKVDDYGQLQRMIRRDGGKTVPMTVRRDGRDVRLNVPITRNQMYDLKDEDKVVNVGFLGITPSSAIERQGPGVVASTMGDLTARTVGALVRMPQKMVGVWNAAFGGHERDPNGPIGVVGVSRIGGEVAASDDFTGTQKVSFFVMLLGSLNLAVGLFNLIPLLPLDGGHIAGALLEAIKKAFARIFRRPDPGYVDVAKALPVTYVMAVVLIVMGGLLIYADLFNPIRVTG is encoded by the coding sequence ATGGTCTACTACCTGGCTGGAGCGCTGATCCTCTTCTTCGGCCTGCTGGTCTCCATCGCGCTGCACGAACTCGGGCACTTCTCGTTCGCCAAGCTGTTCAAGGTGCGGACCACGCAGTTCATGGTCGGATTCGGGCCCACCATGTGGTCGAGGCACAAGGGCGAGACCGAGTACGGCGTCAAGTGGATCCCGCTCGGCGGCTACATCCGCATGATCGGCATGCTGCCGCCGCGCAAGGGCGACGCGCCCGGGCAGGTGCGGCGGATCAGCACCGGACCGTGGCAGGGGCTGATCGAGTCCGCGCGCGGAGCCTCGCTGGAGGAGGTCGGCCCCGGCGACGGCGACCGCGTGTTCTACGCCAAGAAGTGGTGGCAGAAGCTGCTCATCATGTTCGGCGGGCCCGCGATGAACCTGCTGCTCTCGGTGATGTTCTTCGCGATCCTGCTGATGGGCATCGGGACCAACCAGCCGCAGCCGGTGATCAAGGAGGTCGCCGAGTGCATGGTGCCGGCGAGCGCCAAGGTCGCCGCGTGCCCGGCGAACGCGGCGCCGACGCCCGCGCGGCAGGTCGGGCTGCGGGCCGGCGACCGGATCGTGGCGTTCGACGGCCGGAAGGTCGACGACTACGGGCAGCTGCAGCGCATGATCCGCAGGGACGGCGGCAAGACCGTGCCGATGACCGTCCGGCGCGACGGCAGGGACGTGCGGTTGAACGTCCCCATCACCCGCAACCAGATGTACGACCTCAAGGACGAGGACAAGGTCGTCAACGTCGGGTTCCTCGGCATCACGCCGTCCAGCGCGATCGAGCGACAGGGGCCGGGCGTGGTCGCGAGCACGATGGGCGACCTGACCGCGCGCACCGTCGGCGCGCTGGTGCGGATGCCGCAGAAGATGGTCGGCGTGTGGAACGCGGCCTTCGGCGGCCACGAGCGCGACCCGAACGGGCCGATCGGCGTCGTCGGCGTCAGCCGGATCGGCGGCGAGGTCGCCGCGTCCGACGACTTCACCGGCACGCAGAAGGTCTCCTTCTTCGTGATGCTGCTCGGCTCGCTGAACCTCGCGGTCGGGCTGTTCAACCTCATCCCGCTGCTCCCGCTGGACGGCGGGCACATCGCCGGCGCGCTGCTGGAAGCGATCAAGAAGGCGTTCGCCCGGATCTTCCGCAGGCCCGACCCGGGTTACGTGGACGTCGCCAAGGCGCTGCCGGTCACGTACGTGATGGCGGTCGTCCTGATCGTCATGGGCGGCCTGCTGATCTACGCCGACCTGTTCAACCCGATCCGCGTCACCGGGTGA
- a CDS encoding PLP-dependent cysteine synthase family protein: protein MSRIVDRCDPGYRAWIAEAIRLVDADANRSADTHLHVFPLPPEWGIDLYLKDESVHPTGSLKHRLARSLFLYGLANGWIRRDTTIIEASSGSTAVSEAYFARLLGLPFIAVMPASTSPEKIQLIEFHGGRCHLVADPSAIYEESRRLAAECGGHFMDQFTFAERATDWRGNNNIAESIFEQMRLERFPEPSWIVVGAGTGGTSATIGRYARYRMFQTRLAVVDPEGSAFHGSFADGDPGRTAAGSRIEGIGRPRVEPSFLPTVIDRMIRVPDAASIAAMRWTSEVSGRSVGGSTGTNMWGAAELIAQMRARGERGSVVTLLCDGGERYAGTYGSDAWLAGQGLDIAPYLAALDGFLKTGTMPDVTR from the coding sequence ATGAGCCGCATCGTGGACCGCTGCGATCCCGGGTACCGGGCATGGATCGCCGAGGCGATCCGGCTCGTGGACGCCGACGCCAACCGCAGCGCCGACACGCACCTGCACGTGTTCCCGCTGCCACCGGAGTGGGGCATCGACCTCTACCTGAAGGACGAGTCCGTCCACCCCACGGGTTCCCTGAAGCACCGGCTCGCGCGGTCGCTGTTCCTGTACGGGCTGGCCAACGGCTGGATCCGCCGGGACACGACGATCATCGAGGCGTCCAGCGGGTCGACGGCGGTGTCGGAGGCGTACTTCGCGCGGCTGCTGGGCCTGCCCTTCATCGCGGTCATGCCGGCCTCCACCAGCCCGGAGAAGATCCAGCTCATCGAGTTCCACGGCGGCCGCTGCCACCTGGTGGCCGACCCGTCGGCGATCTACGAGGAATCGCGGCGGCTCGCGGCCGAGTGCGGCGGCCACTTCATGGACCAGTTCACCTTCGCCGAGCGGGCGACGGACTGGCGCGGCAACAACAACATCGCCGAGTCGATCTTCGAGCAGATGCGGCTGGAGCGGTTCCCCGAGCCGTCCTGGATCGTGGTCGGCGCGGGCACCGGCGGGACGTCCGCGACGATCGGCCGGTACGCCCGCTACCGGATGTTCCAGACGCGGCTCGCGGTGGTCGACCCGGAGGGGTCGGCGTTCCACGGCTCGTTCGCCGACGGCGACCCCGGGCGCACCGCGGCGGGCTCGCGGATCGAGGGCATCGGCCGCCCCCGCGTCGAGCCGTCGTTCCTGCCCACGGTGATCGACCGGATGATCCGGGTGCCGGACGCGGCGTCCATCGCGGCGATGCGCTGGACGAGCGAGGTCAGCGGCCGCAGCGTCGGCGGCTCGACCGGCACGAACATGTGGGGCGCGGCCGAACTGATCGCGCAGATGCGGGCCCGCGGCGAGCGCGGCAGCGTCGTCACGCTCCTGTGCGACGGCGGCGAGCGCTACGCGGGCACCTACGGGTCGGACGCGTGGCTGGCCGGGCAGGGCCTCGACATCGCCCCCTACCTGGCCGCGCTGGACGGCTTCCTGAAGACCGGCACGATGCCGGACGTCACCCGGTGA
- a CDS encoding ATP-dependent DNA ligase produces the protein MLLADIARTSKAVAGTSGRKAKVSALAECLRAADPGEAATVVAYLSGELPQRQIGVGYAALRDLPPPAAQPSLTVPGVHEAFGEIGAVSGPGSVARRRELLAALFGRATAPEQGFLVRLLAGELRQGALDGVMAEAIAAAAGVPSAEVRRAFMLRGSLGPVATTALAEGVDGLRAFTLEVGRPVKPMLASAAPSVDEAFAKLRGEAAVEWKLDGIRAQVHVSGGGVRVFTRTLDEITSRLPEVVEAVRGLPVREAVFDGELIALRPDGTPHPFQVTSARTATRTAKDTEPVPLAVFLFDVLYLVEAGDAPPQGAHGEDLLDAPGAERYEALARVVPEELRMPRVVTGDPAKAKEVFDEAVARGHEGVVVKALDTPYTAGRRGAGWIKVKPRHTLDLVVLAVEWGHGRRQGLLSNLHLGARDPETGGFVMLGKTFKGLTDELLAWQTEKLRELAVREDSWTVHVRPELVVEIAFDGVQHSPRYPGGIALRFARVLRYRPDKSAAEADTIDTVRAVAPVMD, from the coding sequence ATGCTGCTAGCGGACATCGCACGGACCTCGAAGGCGGTCGCGGGCACCTCGGGCCGCAAGGCCAAGGTGTCCGCGCTCGCGGAGTGCCTGCGCGCGGCCGACCCGGGCGAGGCCGCGACCGTCGTCGCCTACCTGTCCGGCGAGCTGCCACAGCGCCAGATCGGGGTGGGGTACGCCGCGCTGCGCGACCTCCCGCCGCCCGCCGCGCAGCCGTCCCTGACCGTGCCCGGGGTGCACGAGGCGTTCGGCGAGATCGGCGCCGTGTCCGGGCCCGGCTCGGTCGCCCGGCGGCGCGAGCTGCTCGCGGCCCTGTTCGGCCGCGCCACCGCCCCCGAGCAGGGCTTCCTCGTCAGGCTGCTGGCGGGCGAGCTGCGTCAGGGCGCGCTGGACGGGGTGATGGCCGAGGCGATCGCGGCGGCGGCCGGGGTGCCCTCCGCCGAGGTCCGGCGCGCGTTCATGCTGCGCGGCTCGCTCGGCCCGGTCGCGACGACCGCCCTCGCGGAGGGGGTGGACGGGCTGCGCGCGTTCACGCTGGAGGTGGGGCGGCCGGTCAAGCCGATGCTGGCCTCCGCCGCGCCGTCGGTCGACGAGGCGTTCGCCAAGCTCAGGGGCGAGGCGGCCGTCGAGTGGAAGCTCGACGGCATCCGCGCGCAGGTGCACGTGTCCGGCGGCGGGGTCCGGGTGTTCACCCGGACGCTGGACGAGATCACCTCCCGGCTGCCCGAGGTGGTGGAGGCGGTGCGGGGGCTGCCCGTCCGCGAGGCCGTGTTCGACGGCGAGCTGATCGCCCTGCGGCCGGACGGCACTCCCCACCCGTTCCAGGTCACCTCCGCCCGCACCGCGACGCGCACGGCGAAGGACACCGAGCCGGTGCCGCTGGCCGTCTTCCTGTTCGACGTGCTGTACCTCGTGGAGGCCGGCGACGCCCCTCCGCAGGGCGCGCACGGCGAGGACCTGCTCGACGCGCCCGGGGCGGAGCGGTACGAGGCGCTCGCGCGGGTCGTCCCCGAAGAACTGCGGATGCCCCGGGTGGTCACCGGCGACCCCGCGAAGGCCAAGGAGGTCTTCGACGAGGCGGTCGCGCGCGGCCACGAGGGCGTCGTCGTCAAGGCGCTCGACACCCCGTACACCGCCGGGCGGCGCGGCGCCGGCTGGATCAAGGTCAAGCCCCGGCACACCCTCGACCTCGTCGTCCTCGCCGTCGAGTGGGGGCACGGCCGCCGGCAGGGCCTGCTGTCCAACCTGCACCTCGGCGCCCGCGACCCCGAGACCGGCGGCTTCGTCATGCTCGGCAAGACCTTCAAGGGGCTCACCGACGAGCTGCTCGCCTGGCAGACCGAGAAGCTGCGCGAGCTGGCCGTGCGCGAGGACTCCTGGACGGTGCACGTCCGGCCCGAACTGGTCGTCGAGATCGCGTTCGACGGCGTCCAGCACAGCCCCCGCTACCCCGGCGGCATCGCGCTGCGGTTCGCCCGCGTCCTGCGGTACCGGCCCGACAAGTCCGCCGCCGAGGCCGACACGATCGACACCGTCCGGGCCGTCGCGCCCGTCATGGACTGA